The proteins below come from a single Triticum aestivum cultivar Chinese Spring chromosome 5D, IWGSC CS RefSeq v2.1, whole genome shotgun sequence genomic window:
- the LOC123120095 gene encoding WD repeat-containing protein 48, translating to MHRVGSAGNTAGSSRPRKEKRFTYVLNDADNKKHCAGINCLSYLNASASGTSEYLFTGSRDGTLKRWEYQNGDANFSATFESHVDWVNDAIIVGQNLVSCSSDTTLKVWNCLADGACTKTLRQHSDYVICLAAAEKNSNIVASGGLGGEVFIWDLDAAIAPIAKSVDAKEDEVPNGNSGPALSTLCNVNSSGNIVSTNGKSHGYSPIAAKGHKDSVYALDMNDTGTLLVSGGTEKVVRVWDPRTGSKNMKLRGHTDNIRALLIDSTGRYCLSGSSDSMIRLWDLGQQRCVHSYAVHTDSVWALASTPSFGHVYSGGRDQSVYLTDLSTRESVLLCTNEHPILQLSLQDDTIWVATTDSSVYGWPAEGQTPQKVFQKGGSFLAGNLSFSRARASLEGSAPVPVYKEPSFTIPGVPAIVQHEIMNNRRHVLTKDTVGSVKLWEITRGAVIEDFGKVSFDDKKKELFEMVSIPAWFTMDARLGCLSVHLDTPQCFSAEIYAVDLNVTGAQEDLKINLAHETLRGLLVHWSKRRPKLGQHSLSNGDSSIGKDVSLKNLPHPRSDVDDGSENHANNVLPSFEFSTVSPPSIITESSSGGPWRKRITDLDGTEDDLPWWCVDCAENGRFPKENTKCGFYLHPAEGSPAPNITQGKLSAPRILRVLKVANYVVEKLVLEKPLDGSPDSTFAMGLTSGTSALDSSSRPGLKPWQKLKPSVEILCNNQVLSPEMSLATVRTYIWKKPEDLILNYRVVQSR from the exons ATGCATCGTGTCGGGAGTGCCGGAAACACGGCCGGTTCAAGTCGACCGAGAAAGGAGAAGCGCTTCACATATGTGCTCAATGATGCTGATAATAAAAAG CATTGTGCTGGAATCAACTGCTTGTCGTACCTGAATGCTtctgcttctggtacaagtgagtATCTTTTTACTGGGAGTCGCGATGGTACCTTGAAGAGATGGGAATACCAAAATGGGGATGCAAACTTTTCAGCAACCTTTGAGTCACATGTTGATTGG gttaaCGATGCCATTATTGTTGGCCAAAATCTTGTTTCCTGTTCCTCAGACACCACATTAAAG GTGTGGAATTGCTTAGCAGATGGTGCTTGTACCAAGACTCTCCGCCAGCATTCTGATTATGTGATATGTCTTGCTGCGGCTGAAAAGAAT AGCAATATTGTAGCCTCTGGTGGCCTTGGTGGTGAGGTCTTCATATGGGATCTTGATGCTGCTATTGCACCTATAGCCAAATCTGTAGATGCAAAAGAGGATGAGGTTCCTAACGGAAACTCCGGACCTGCTTTGTCAACCTTGTGCAATGTAAATTCTAGTGGCAACATTGTTTCTACCAACGGAAAATCACATGGGTACAGTCCAATTGCTGCCAAAGGTCATAAGGATTCAGTTTATGCATTGGATATGAATGATACAGGGACATTGCTTGTCTCTGGTGGTACTGAAAAG GTTGTTCGTGTTTGGGATCCCAGGACAGGTTCTAAGAACATGAAATTGAGAGGGCACACTGACAATATCAGGGCTTTGCTTATTGATTCCACTGGAAG GTATTGTCTATCAGGCTCGTCTGACTCGATGATAAG ACTATGGGATCTAGGACAGCAACGCTGTGTGCATTCTTATGCCGTTCACACTGATTCGGTTTGGGCGCTCGCAAGCACCCCTTCATTTGGTCATGTTTATAGTGGTGGAAGAGATCAGTCC GTGTACCTGACAGACCTCTCCACACGAGAGAGTGTCTTACTATGCACAAATGAACACCCAATCCTACAGTTGTCCTTGCAAGATGATACAATATGGGTTGCAACAACTGATTCTTCTGTTTATGGATGGCCAGCTGAAGGGCAAACCCCACAGAAGGTTTTTCAAAAGGGTGGCTCATTCTTAGCTGGGAATTTGTCATTCTCAAGAGCAAGAGCTTCTTTAGAAGGATCAGCACCT GTGCCTGTATACAAAGAGCCATCTTTCACTATTCCTGGAGTTCCAGCTATAGTTCAACATGAGATCATGAATAATAGAAGGCATGTCCTGACAAAG GATACTGTTGGTTCTGTCAAATTATGGGAGATTACTCGAGGAGCTGTTATCGAAGATTTTGGCAAG GTTTCGTTTGATGATAAGAAAAAGGAGTTATTTGAGATG GTTAGTATACCTGCATGGTTCACCATGGATGCTCGATTGGGGTGCCTGTCTGTTCACCTGGATACTCCACAATGCTTTTCTGCAGAAATATATGCGGTTGATTTGAATGTTACTGGAGCACAGGAAGATCTTAAG ATTAATTTGGCTCATGAGACTCTTCGTGGTTTGTTAGTTCATTGGAGTAAACGAAGGCCGAAACTAGGCCAACACAGCTTGTCCAATGGTGATTCTTCAATAGGGAAAGATGTATCATTGAAAAACTTACCGCATCCAAGATCCGACGTCGACGATGGAAGCGAAAACCATGCAAATAATGTGCTTCCCtcgtttgagttctccacggtttCGCCTCCATCAATTATCACGGAAAGTTCTAGTGGAGGGCCTTGGAGAAAGAGAATTACCGATTTGGATGGAACCGAGGATGATTTGCCATGGTGGTGTGTGGACTGTGCTGAGAACGGCCGATTTCCAAAAGAGAACACAAA GTGTGGCTTTTATTTGCATCCGGCCGAAGGCTCACCTGCACCAAACATAACGCAAGGGAAACTCAGCGCTCCACGGATATTGCGAGTTCTCAAA GTTGCTAACTATGTTGTTGAGAAGCTTGTTCTTGAGAAACCATTGGATGGAAGTCCGGACAGCACATTTGCCATGGGTTTGACCTCTGGCACATCAGCCCTAGATAGTTCTTCACGGCCTGGATTAAAGCCATGGCAAAAACTGAAACCTTCTGTTGAGATATTGTGCAACAACCAG GTTCTGTCACCTGAGATGAGTTTGGCGACTGTGAGGACATATATTTGGAAGAAGCCGGAGGATTTGATTCTTAATTACAGAGTGGTCCAATCAAGATGA